The Pseudanabaena sp. BC1403 genome has a window encoding:
- the trpC gene encoding indole-3-glycerol phosphate synthase TrpC has translation MQVRRQSETASSKGYAIAALTEAPQNILEKIVWHKEQEVAQMYATEPIESIKAKLTSVSPPRDFYGKLQNSPIKPALIAEVKKASPSKGLFRKDFDPIAIAQAYERGGASCLSVLTDREFFQGGFENLQLVRQAVDLPLLCKEFIIDPYQIYLGRSHGADAVLLIAAILTDTELTELQALIHELGMTALVEVHTQAELDRVLQIPDVRLIGINNRNLENFVVELEQTKILMDRLDPLTRDKYLWVSESGIYTRQDLDFVQSCGASSVLVGESLIKQENIEDAITNLLEK, from the coding sequence ATGCAAGTACGCCGCCAATCTGAAACCGCTAGTAGCAAAGGCTATGCGATCGCTGCCCTAACTGAAGCGCCCCAAAACATTTTAGAAAAAATCGTTTGGCATAAGGAGCAAGAGGTTGCGCAGATGTATGCCACCGAGCCGATTGAGTCAATTAAAGCTAAATTAACTAGCGTTAGTCCGCCGCGAGATTTTTATGGCAAGTTGCAAAATTCCCCGATTAAGCCTGCCCTAATCGCCGAAGTCAAAAAAGCCTCACCTAGCAAAGGTTTATTTCGTAAAGACTTTGATCCTATAGCGATCGCCCAAGCCTACGAACGCGGCGGCGCGAGTTGTCTCTCAGTATTAACTGATCGAGAATTCTTTCAAGGTGGTTTTGAAAATTTACAACTGGTACGCCAAGCCGTTGATTTGCCTCTACTGTGCAAAGAATTTATTATTGATCCCTATCAAATTTATCTGGGGCGATCGCATGGTGCGGATGCAGTTTTATTAATCGCCGCAATTCTTACTGATACTGAATTAACCGAACTGCAAGCATTAATCCATGAGTTAGGCATGACTGCACTAGTTGAAGTGCATACTCAAGCTGAGCTAGATCGTGTTTTACAAATTCCTGATGTGCGCTTAATCGGGATTAATAATCGCAATTTAGAAAATTTTGTCGTAGAGCTTGAACAAACTAAAATTTTAATGGATAGACTAGATCCATTAACTAGAGATAAATACCTTTGGGTGAGCGAGTCTGGCATTTATACCCGTCAAGATCTAGATTTTGTACAAAGTTGTGGAGCGAGTTCTGTGCTAGTTGGCGAGTCTTTAATCAAACAAGAAAATATTGAAGATGCAATCACAAATTTGCTAGAAAAATAA
- a CDS encoding alpha/beta hydrolase gives MNPNLQPVLQILQKFLLPVGRILVLAYIGLAIALYLGQSNLVYMPSQELIDTPATIGLKFDDVQLTTKDNVNLDSWFVPAKDNDQIGKGVILFCHGNGGNIGNRVSYLPIFKDLGLATFLFDYRGYGKSEGKPSEEGTYNDVEAAWQYLTQEKQIPPQKIIIYGESLGGAIASYLAQKISQQDGKNSAGGLILASTFTSISDRAAELYPFLPIRFLSRFSYNSIDRLPSIKTPVLIIHSTDDEIIPFHHGDRNFQAANQPKKLVKLRGDHNGGFLDSLETYRKGLKEFVQSI, from the coding sequence ATGAACCCGAATTTACAGCCAGTATTGCAAATATTACAAAAGTTTTTATTGCCAGTTGGTCGTATTCTGGTGCTTGCTTATATTGGCTTGGCGATCGCTTTATATCTCGGACAATCAAACCTAGTCTATATGCCGAGTCAAGAGCTAATAGATACGCCTGCAACCATAGGCTTAAAATTTGATGATGTACAGCTCACAACTAAAGATAATGTCAATTTAGATTCTTGGTTTGTGCCAGCTAAAGATAACGATCAAATTGGTAAAGGTGTGATTTTGTTTTGTCATGGCAATGGTGGCAATATTGGCAATCGTGTTAGTTATTTACCAATTTTTAAAGATTTGGGGCTTGCTACTTTCCTGTTTGATTATCGTGGCTACGGTAAGAGTGAGGGTAAACCCAGCGAAGAAGGAACCTATAACGATGTCGAAGCTGCGTGGCAATATCTCACTCAAGAGAAACAAATTCCACCTCAAAAAATTATTATCTACGGTGAATCATTAGGAGGTGCGATCGCCTCTTACTTAGCTCAGAAAATCTCACAACAAGATGGTAAAAATTCAGCAGGTGGTTTGATTCTTGCTTCAACATTTACCTCAATTAGCGATCGCGCGGCTGAGCTTTATCCATTTTTGCCAATTCGGTTTCTCTCGCGATTTTCCTACAACTCCATTGATCGCTTACCCAGTATCAAAACTCCTGTTTTAATTATTCATAGCACCGATGATGAGATCATTCCCTTTCATCATGGCGATCGCAATTTTCAAGCAGCCAATCAGCCTAAAAAATTAGTCAAACTACGCGGCGATCATAACGGTGGCTTCCTAGACTCTCTCGAAACCTATCGCAAGGGGCTGAAGGAATTTGTCCAAAGTATATAA
- a CDS encoding Uma2 family endonuclease has translation MAITTEANIAKVRWTASDLELFPDDNTRYEIIDGELLVARAPHWHHQTAIDNLCFALKSWNRLTGLGVIATTPGIVFTDSDNVIPDLVWLRQGRLREILDDQGHLTAAPDLVVEVLSEGAGQERRDRELKLKLYSIQGVLEYWIVDWRKKSIQVYRRENAALGLVATLFENDSITSPLLPDFVCKLTEIFE, from the coding sequence ATGGCAATAACGACAGAGGCTAACATCGCCAAAGTACGCTGGACAGCTTCTGATTTAGAGCTTTTCCCTGATGATAATACTCGCTATGAAATCATTGATGGAGAATTATTAGTGGCTAGAGCGCCGCATTGGCATCATCAAACTGCGATCGACAATCTTTGTTTTGCCTTAAAGTCTTGGAATCGCTTAACTGGACTAGGCGTAATTGCCACAACTCCAGGGATAGTTTTTACTGATTCTGATAATGTCATACCAGATCTGGTTTGGTTAAGACAAGGACGCTTAAGAGAAATACTTGATGATCAGGGACATTTAACTGCCGCACCTGATCTAGTAGTGGAAGTATTATCAGAAGGGGCAGGACAAGAGCGACGCGATCGCGAGTTGAAGTTAAAGCTGTATTCCATTCAAGGTGTACTTGAATATTGGATTGTGGATTGGAGAAAGAAGTCAATCCAAGTATATAGAAGAGAGAATGCTGCTCTAGGTTTAGTAGCAACTCTGTTTGAGAATGATTCTATAACTTCGCCTCTATTACCAGATTTCGTATGTAAGCTCACCGAGATTTTTGAATAA
- the minC gene encoding septum site-determining protein MinC: MNANQRNIAVKSNPLHPTKLQSVAGDLSSAEMPEVIVVTQNEEYVGNVPAPLTVADVEGGELKPIPISKPARSQPDPEPDPEISQVRFKTLDGKLNLLLPTDKKVKLPFSKSNDDGEFRSFDLDSSQSNNSETSLLTLNWEEILSQLEQRMAASGHDWKPRTQVHLQAGDRLLDTRQLQELSESLQNYQLLLHCIVTNRRQTAVNAASMGFCVEQGTVFRELLGFNPIPNAPTDDPLYIKMTVRSGTEIRHSGSIIIFGDVNAGAELISEGDIIVCGKLKGMAHAGVKGNAQAVVMALHLDATQIRIASFIARVESPSTSFCPEVAFVSTQGTPAIKIVQVVDFSAFNHYSLNYPSLISNS, from the coding sequence ATGAATGCCAACCAGCGTAATATTGCCGTGAAATCTAATCCTCTGCATCCTACAAAATTACAGTCGGTCGCTGGGGATTTGTCATCTGCGGAGATGCCTGAAGTCATTGTCGTAACTCAAAATGAAGAGTATGTCGGTAATGTGCCTGCACCTCTAACTGTCGCAGATGTCGAAGGTGGTGAACTTAAGCCTATTCCTATCAGCAAACCTGCGAGATCTCAGCCGGATCCAGAACCCGATCCAGAGATCTCGCAGGTTCGTTTTAAAACGCTTGATGGGAAACTGAATCTGCTTTTACCAACTGACAAAAAAGTCAAGTTGCCATTTAGCAAATCAAACGATGATGGCGAATTTAGATCATTTGACTTAGATAGTAGTCAGTCAAATAATTCTGAGACTTCGCTTCTAACTTTAAACTGGGAAGAAATACTTTCTCAGTTAGAGCAACGCATGGCAGCGAGTGGTCATGATTGGAAGCCGCGCACACAGGTGCATTTGCAAGCAGGAGATCGCCTGTTGGATACACGCCAACTCCAAGAGTTATCCGAGTCACTGCAAAATTATCAGCTTTTGCTACATTGTATTGTCACCAATCGTCGCCAAACTGCGGTTAATGCTGCTAGCATGGGCTTCTGTGTAGAGCAAGGTACGGTCTTTCGCGAGCTGTTAGGGTTTAATCCAATTCCTAATGCACCGACGGATGATCCTCTATACATTAAGATGACGGTAAGATCTGGCACAGAAATTCGTCATTCTGGCAGTATTATTATCTTCGGTGATGTTAATGCTGGTGCAGAGCTTATCTCTGAAGGCGATATTATTGTGTGTGGCAAGCTAAAAGGCATGGCTCATGCAGGTGTAAAAGGCAACGCCCAAGCGGTAGTCATGGCTTTGCACCTAGATGCAACCCAAATTAGGATTGCTAGTTTTATTGCCCGTGTTGAGAGTCCGAGTACATCTTTCTGCCCAGAAGTCGCATTTGTAAGTACGCAAGGCACGCCTGCCATTAAAATTGTCCAAGTTGTTGATTTTTCAGCATTTAATCATTATTCGCTCAACTATCCCTCGTTAATCAGTAATTCGTAA
- the minD gene encoding septum site-determining protein MinD — translation MSRIIVVTSGKGGVGKTTSSANLGMALAKLGRKVVLVDADFGLRNLDLLLGLENRIVYTALEVIARECKLDQALVKDKRQPNLSLLAAPQTRNKTAITAAHMKALVEVLGRYFDYVLIDCPAGIESGFQNAIAGAKEAIVVTTPEISAVRDADRVVGLLEANRITDIKLILNRIRPAMVQNNDMMSVEDVLDILSVKLIGVIPDDEQVIVSTNKGEPLVLSDKPSLAGTAYENVAKRLEGKNIEFLKLEAPPKGFFARLSSWISGNS, via the coding sequence ATGAGTCGCATTATCGTTGTTACCTCTGGTAAAGGTGGTGTCGGCAAGACCACATCTTCAGCAAATCTCGGCATGGCGCTCGCCAAACTAGGACGCAAAGTGGTCTTGGTGGATGCTGACTTTGGCTTACGCAATCTTGATCTTTTATTGGGACTAGAAAATCGCATCGTATATACGGCTCTAGAAGTTATTGCGCGAGAATGTAAACTCGACCAAGCCCTAGTCAAAGATAAGCGTCAACCAAACTTATCTTTATTGGCAGCTCCACAAACGCGAAACAAAACGGCTATTACAGCAGCACACATGAAGGCTCTAGTAGAGGTTTTAGGCAGATATTTTGATTACGTTTTGATTGACTGCCCCGCAGGCATTGAGTCAGGATTTCAAAATGCGATCGCTGGGGCAAAAGAGGCTATCGTAGTAACGACTCCTGAAATTTCGGCTGTGCGAGATGCCGATCGCGTAGTTGGGTTACTCGAAGCCAATCGAATTACGGATATTAAATTAATTCTGAATCGTATTCGTCCTGCGATGGTACAAAACAACGACATGATGAGTGTCGAAGATGTGCTGGATATTTTGTCAGTTAAATTGATTGGTGTAATTCCTGATGATGAACAGGTGATCGTTTCTACAAATAAAGGGGAACCATTGGTGTTGTCAGATAAGCCATCGTTGGCAGGCACTGCCTATGAAAACGTAGCAAAACGCCTTGAAGGAAAAAATATTGAGTTTTTAAAACTCGAAGCTCCTCCTAAAGGATTTTTTGCCCGTCTGTCAAGTTGGATTAGTGGGAACTCCTGA
- a CDS encoding photosystem I reaction center subunit II PsaD: protein MSEETATFTAPAPKGKTPIWGGSTGGLLNSAFTEEKYLISWNSPKEQVFEMPTGGAATMVSGDNLLYLAKKEQALALGTQLRKFKITNYKIWREFPNGDQVYLHPSDGVFPEKVNAGRVAANSVSRKIGDNPNPISVKFTGKATYDV, encoded by the coding sequence ATGTCAGAAGAAACAGCAACCTTTACTGCACCTGCCCCTAAAGGCAAAACCCCTATCTGGGGTGGTAGCACAGGTGGTTTGCTCAACTCCGCCTTCACCGAAGAAAAGTACTTAATCTCTTGGAATAGCCCAAAAGAGCAAGTATTTGAAATGCCCACAGGCGGCGCTGCAACTATGGTCAGTGGCGACAACTTGCTTTACTTAGCTAAGAAAGAGCAAGCTCTTGCTTTGGGTACACAGTTGCGTAAATTTAAGATCACCAATTACAAAATTTGGCGCGAATTTCCTAATGGCGACCAAGTTTATCTACATCCTAGCGATGGTGTATTCCCTGAGAAGGTGAATGCTGGTCGTGTTGCCGCTAATAGCGTCAGCCGCAAGATTGGTGATAATCCTAATCCTATAAGCGTCAAGTTTACAGGTAAGGCAACTTACGATGTCTAA
- a CDS encoding AAA family ATPase has translation MLTVYFTIGLPASGKSTWAKAKVDKSPNGIKRVNKDELRAMLDNSYFSKGNEKFVLNIQDQIIKAALEEGKHVIVDNTHLAPKHEARIRELIKGLAVLEIVDFRHVDLETCIKRDLQRFNSVGEKVIRDMYNQFIAPPRNPKPVHNPDLPEAIICDLDGTLALIGDRSPYDGASCEKDLVNEPVRSILQTSGKAIVFVSGREDKSKPQTLAWLEKHGICFEALHMRKSGDMRKDSIVKREIYDEFILDKYNVAFVLDDRDQVVKVWRDLGLTCLQVDYGDF, from the coding sequence ATGCTGACAGTTTATTTCACGATTGGGTTGCCCGCTTCTGGCAAATCCACATGGGCAAAGGCAAAAGTGGATAAATCACCCAATGGAATTAAGAGGGTTAATAAAGACGAACTTCGAGCCATGCTAGATAATTCTTATTTCTCCAAAGGTAATGAGAAATTTGTTTTAAATATACAAGATCAGATTATTAAAGCGGCTTTAGAAGAAGGAAAGCATGTAATTGTAGATAATACGCACCTTGCTCCTAAACACGAAGCGAGAATTAGAGAGTTGATCAAGGGCTTGGCAGTATTAGAAATCGTAGACTTTCGGCATGTAGATTTAGAAACCTGCATTAAGCGAGATTTACAGCGATTTAACTCAGTTGGGGAGAAGGTGATTCGCGATATGTACAACCAATTTATCGCACCGCCTAGAAACCCAAAACCTGTTCATAATCCAGACTTGCCTGAAGCGATTATCTGTGATTTGGATGGAACGCTTGCTTTGATTGGCGATCGCAGTCCCTATGATGGCGCTAGCTGTGAGAAAGATTTGGTTAATGAACCCGTGCGATCAATTTTGCAGACATCAGGAAAGGCGATCGTATTTGTGTCTGGTAGAGAGGACAAGTCCAAGCCTCAGACATTAGCATGGCTAGAGAAGCATGGTATATGTTTTGAGGCTCTGCATATGCGAAAGTCTGGTGACATGAGAAAAGACAGCATTGTTAAGAGAGAGATTTATGATGAATTTATTCTTGATAAATACAATGTGGCGTTTGTATTAGACGATCGCGATCAGGTTGTCAAAGTTTGGCGAGATCTGGGTTTAACTTGCCTACAAGTTGACTACGGAGATTTCTAG
- the alaS gene encoding alanine--tRNA ligase codes for MASLPSLTGAEIRAKFLNFFEERGHKVMPSASLVPADPTVLLTIAGMLPFKPIFLGQQEPEVPRATTSQKCIRTNDIENVGRTARHHTFFEMLGNFSFGDYFKKEAIAWGWELVTKVFQLPPDRLVVSVYHTDEDAFAIWRDAIGIPAHRIQRMGDDNFWASGATGPCGPCSEIYYDFHPELGDDAIDLEDDSRFLEIYNLVFMELNRDAAGNLTKLKKQNIDTGLGLERMAQVLQAVPNNYETDLIFPIIKKAADIAGIDYHQSDEKVKTSLKVIGDHVRSVVHMIADGINASNVGRGYIMRRLLRRVVRHGRLIGISGTFASEVAEVAIALSESVYPNTREREQIIKDEIKIEEVRFLQTLERGEKLLEEILTKPEVQSGKTISGIDAFTLYDTYGFPLELTQEIAEEEGFTVDAVGFESEMKKQQERSQAAHEDIDLMAKDSWVNIAKEIGKTEFLGYTELSSTATVKAILVNGELVKTAIAGSKFQIVLDRTPFYAESGGQVGDTGYLAIGEAIAKVNDVQKQADLFIHIGQVERGEIAVGDNVNAQVAVSERRRIQAHHTATHLLQAALKKIVDPNVSQAGSLVDSDRLRFDFNLNRAVTSEELQQIELQINNWISEAHESVIEVLPIAQAKAKGAIAMFGEKYGAEVRVMDIPNVSMELCGGTHVKNTSEIGLFKIISEAGVASGVRRIEAIAGQAVLEYLTLRDNIAKDLSDRFKIKPEEISDRITGLQHELKTAQKEVEHLKQQLALVKADSLIHEAEAVGEFKILVAQLPDIEAEALKAAAEKLSAKLGHSAVVLGSFSDDGKVTLVASFSKEVIDKGLQAGKFIGAIAKICGGGGGGRPNLAQAGGKDASKLPEALEAAEAQLRNTLA; via the coding sequence ATGGCTAGCCTTCCCTCTCTTACTGGTGCTGAAATCCGCGCGAAGTTTCTCAATTTCTTTGAGGAGCGCGGTCATAAGGTAATGCCTAGCGCATCACTCGTACCTGCTGATCCTACAGTGCTACTAACGATCGCGGGAATGCTACCATTTAAGCCGATTTTTTTGGGGCAGCAGGAGCCTGAGGTTCCTCGCGCTACTACCTCTCAAAAATGTATTCGTACCAATGACATCGAGAATGTCGGTAGAACAGCGCGTCACCACACATTTTTTGAAATGTTAGGGAATTTCAGTTTTGGCGACTATTTCAAAAAAGAAGCGATCGCTTGGGGATGGGAATTAGTCACTAAAGTATTTCAACTACCGCCCGATCGCCTAGTTGTCAGCGTCTATCATACCGATGAAGATGCCTTTGCAATTTGGCGCGATGCGATCGGAATTCCAGCGCATCGAATTCAACGAATGGGCGATGATAACTTCTGGGCTTCGGGTGCGACGGGACCTTGTGGGCCTTGTTCAGAAATCTATTATGATTTTCATCCTGAATTGGGTGACGATGCGATTGATTTGGAAGATGATTCACGATTCTTGGAGATTTATAATCTGGTCTTCATGGAGTTAAATCGTGACGCGGCTGGCAATCTTACAAAACTAAAGAAGCAAAATATTGATACAGGCTTGGGCTTAGAGCGCATGGCGCAGGTTTTGCAGGCTGTTCCCAATAACTACGAGACAGATTTAATCTTCCCAATTATCAAAAAAGCTGCGGATATTGCAGGAATTGATTATCATCAGAGCGATGAAAAAGTAAAAACTTCGCTGAAGGTGATTGGAGATCATGTTCGCTCCGTTGTCCATATGATTGCCGATGGAATCAATGCGTCGAATGTAGGACGCGGTTACATTATGCGTCGTCTCTTGCGCCGTGTAGTTCGTCATGGACGGTTGATAGGCATCTCAGGCACATTTGCGTCTGAAGTAGCTGAAGTTGCGATCGCACTTTCAGAATCCGTTTATCCCAATACTCGCGAAAGAGAGCAAATAATCAAAGATGAGATCAAAATCGAAGAAGTTCGCTTTTTGCAAACCCTAGAACGTGGAGAAAAGCTGCTTGAAGAGATTCTGACAAAACCTGAAGTGCAATCTGGCAAGACGATTTCGGGCATAGATGCTTTCACTCTCTATGATACTTACGGATTTCCACTTGAATTAACCCAAGAGATCGCCGAAGAAGAAGGCTTTACTGTTGATGCGGTCGGCTTCGAGTCGGAAATGAAGAAGCAACAGGAGCGATCGCAAGCCGCCCACGAAGATATTGATCTCATGGCGAAAGATAGCTGGGTGAATATCGCTAAAGAAATTGGTAAGACTGAATTTCTTGGCTATACGGAACTTAGTAGCACTGCGACCGTGAAAGCAATTCTCGTCAATGGCGAACTGGTTAAAACTGCGATCGCTGGTAGCAAATTTCAAATTGTTTTAGATCGCACTCCTTTCTATGCCGAATCAGGTGGACAGGTTGGCGATACAGGTTATCTCGCTATTGGTGAAGCGATCGCCAAGGTTAATGATGTCCAGAAGCAAGCCGATCTATTCATTCACATTGGACAAGTAGAGCGTGGTGAAATTGCTGTTGGTGATAACGTCAATGCTCAAGTTGCAGTATCTGAACGTCGGCGCATTCAGGCACATCACACCGCCACGCACCTCTTACAAGCAGCCCTGAAGAAAATCGTTGATCCTAATGTTTCTCAAGCAGGCTCATTAGTTGATAGCGATCGCCTGCGTTTTGACTTTAATCTCAATCGAGCGGTCACTTCTGAAGAGCTTCAGCAAATCGAATTGCAGATCAATAACTGGATCTCCGAAGCCCATGAATCAGTAATCGAAGTATTGCCGATCGCCCAAGCAAAAGCCAAAGGTGCGATCGCGATGTTCGGTGAAAAATATGGCGCAGAAGTCCGTGTTATGGATATTCCTAATGTATCAATGGAACTTTGCGGCGGTACGCATGTAAAAAACACAAGCGAAATTGGACTATTCAAAATCATTTCTGAAGCAGGTGTTGCTTCTGGTGTACGTCGAATCGAAGCGATCGCAGGTCAAGCTGTGTTGGAATATCTCACCCTGCGCGACAATATTGCCAAGGATTTAAGCGATCGCTTTAAAATCAAGCCTGAAGAAATTAGCGATCGGATTACAGGCTTGCAGCATGAGCTAAAAACTGCTCAGAAGGAAGTCGAACATCTCAAACAGCAACTAGCCCTAGTTAAAGCGGATTCTCTCATCCATGAAGCGGAAGCTGTTGGCGAATTTAAGATTCTGGTTGCTCAGCTTCCTGATATCGAAGCCGAAGCATTGAAAGCGGCTGCCGAAAAGCTCTCGGCAAAGCTTGGACATAGTGCAGTTGTGCTTGGTTCCTTTAGCGATGATGGCAAAGTAACGCTAGTTGCTTCCTTCAGTAAGGAAGTTATTGATAAAGGTCTGCAAGCTGGCAAATTTATTGGTGCGATCGCCAAAATCTGTGGCGGCGGCGGCGGCGGTCGCCCCAACCTCGCTCAAGCAGGTGGGAAAGATGCCAGTAAGTTGCCCGAAGCTCTAGAAGCTGCTGAAGCTCAGCTCAGAAATACGCTAGCTTAA
- a CDS encoding type I restriction endonuclease subunit R, with amino-acid sequence MVTTLAISKHVNSLLEVETRFSAQQAIGDRFFSECYEDLPELTELEKERCDRLKERYLYHRHHGHISEGLINQIAIAPLLEMAKFYDPPFDIRSEYPVQIESIEFDVDENEQTIYQGRIDTLVIHKKLWVLVIESKGQSFSIESGMAQALTYMMSSPNQLQSTYGFISNGGFSIFLKVTQGEVFQYQFSNDFSLYNRNANEFLTVLQILKKIAQLFQ; translated from the coding sequence ATGGTCACAACATTAGCAATTTCTAAACATGTTAATAGTTTGCTGGAAGTAGAAACTAGATTCTCAGCACAACAAGCTATCGGCGATCGCTTTTTCAGTGAATGCTATGAAGACTTACCAGAGTTGACGGAACTTGAAAAAGAACGCTGCGATCGCCTGAAGGAGCGATATCTTTACCATCGTCATCATGGACATATCAGTGAAGGGTTAATTAATCAAATTGCGATCGCACCTTTATTGGAAATGGCAAAATTTTATGATCCACCTTTTGATATTAGATCTGAGTATCCTGTTCAAATTGAATCTATAGAATTTGATGTAGACGAAAACGAACAAACTATTTATCAAGGTCGTATTGATACGCTTGTGATTCACAAAAAACTATGGGTGCTGGTAATCGAATCTAAAGGTCAATCGTTTAGTATCGAATCAGGCATGGCGCAGGCGCTTACTTATATGATGAGTAGTCCCAATCAATTGCAGTCAACCTATGGATTTATTAGCAATGGTGGGTTTTCGATTTTTCTTAAGGTGACTCAAGGAGAGGTTTTTCAATATCAATTCTCTAATGATTTTTCGCTATACAATCGCAATGCAAATGAATTTTTGACTGTACTTCAGATTCTTAAAAAAATCGCTCAGTTATTTCAGTAA
- the ruvX gene encoding Holliday junction resolvase RuvX, with translation MLLGFDPGKQKCGLAVMGLDRKIHFQAVIPSKDAIAKVGSLLDSYPISLMVMGDQTASKQWKAELQSTFPDLRIITVDERYSSEEARLRFWEIYPAQGLKKLVPLGMRSPDRPIDDIVAIILIERYLSRLISS, from the coding sequence GTGCTGTTAGGTTTCGATCCAGGAAAACAAAAATGTGGTCTTGCTGTCATGGGCTTAGATCGCAAGATTCACTTTCAGGCTGTTATTCCAAGCAAAGATGCGATCGCTAAAGTTGGCAGCTTATTAGATAGCTATCCCATTTCGCTGATGGTGATGGGTGATCAAACTGCCTCTAAGCAATGGAAAGCTGAACTACAGTCAACATTCCCCGATTTGCGAATCATCACCGTTGATGAGCGTTATAGCAGCGAAGAAGCTCGCCTACGATTTTGGGAGATTTATCCCGCACAAGGCTTAAAGAAATTAGTCCCACTTGGAATGCGATCGCCTGATCGTCCAATCGATGACATTGTTGCCATTATCCTAATTGAACGTTATCTCAGTCGCTTAATTAGCTCATAA
- a CDS encoding chlorophyll a/b-binding protein produces the protein MENTTEPKFGFNNFAETWNGRLAMLGFVIGLATELITGQGILTQIGLM, from the coding sequence ATGGAAAACACTACAGAGCCAAAATTCGGTTTCAACAACTTCGCTGAAACTTGGAACGGTCGCCTCGCAATGCTAGGATTCGTTATCGGTTTGGCAACAGAATTAATCACTGGACAAGGCATTCTTACTCAAATTGGCTTGATGTAA
- a CDS encoding RimK family alpha-L-glutamate ligase, producing the protein MLTNIKMLLEACKKLSIEYEILHPNQNLVKVKLSDREYYFTNYSTPLTPQSIAEIFKDKQYFYQVFQDIVKMPRTLSFISPYCDQKYKEYLKFSTIEEIIAEIESNFELPIIVKRNRGSGGNNVFKCFDLLQIRSALDCIFNVNSKNYDYVALVQEPINIVKEYRSVCLNHEQIVLYDKDISQAEFTGNLSPLHWEGAIAKQVSNHETIAAIDEFIKPIFQKMPAIAYVGLDVAIDDRGVYWLIEANSHPNFDIFIRDNGEEPIIGLFQKILRYLECA; encoded by the coding sequence ATGCTCACAAACATCAAAATGTTATTGGAAGCTTGTAAAAAGCTATCCATTGAATATGAGATTTTGCATCCGAATCAGAATCTAGTTAAGGTTAAACTCAGCGATCGCGAATATTACTTTACCAACTATTCAACCCCTCTCACGCCGCAATCTATAGCGGAAATCTTTAAGGATAAGCAATATTTTTATCAAGTATTTCAAGATATCGTGAAGATGCCTCGCACGTTGTCTTTTATCTCACCCTATTGTGATCAGAAATACAAAGAGTATTTAAAATTCTCGACTATCGAGGAAATTATTGCAGAGATTGAAAGCAACTTTGAGTTGCCAATCATTGTAAAGCGGAATCGGGGATCGGGGGGGAATAATGTCTTTAAGTGTTTTGATTTACTACAGATTCGGAGTGCTTTAGATTGTATTTTTAATGTTAATAGCAAAAACTATGACTATGTTGCTCTAGTACAGGAGCCAATTAATATCGTTAAAGAATATCGCTCCGTATGTCTCAATCATGAGCAAATAGTTCTGTATGACAAAGATATTTCGCAGGCTGAGTTTACAGGAAATCTCAGTCCTTTGCATTGGGAAGGGGCGATCGCGAAACAAGTTAGTAATCACGAAACTATTGCAGCGATCGATGAGTTTATCAAACCAATTTTCCAGAAGATGCCTGCGATCGCTTATGTAGGGCTAGATGTTGCAATAGATGATCGTGGTGTTTACTGGCTGATTGAGGCGAATTCGCATCCAAATTTTGATATTTTTATTCGAGATAATGGAGAAGAGCCGATCATAGGGCTTTTCCAAAAGATTTTAAGATATTTGGAATGTGCATAA